AAATTAAGTATATGTCCTATCCTTCACGAATAATGATCGATTAACTACTACTCCTAAACCCAGTCCTTGTGATGGTCCATGAAATCATATTAAAGTTATAGAAGTAACATTATAATCAAACTAATTGTTAGATTGTAATGTCAAATGTGATTGTTAGGCTAGACGTAAcctcaattataaattttagattAGACCTTCCAAGGAAAATAAACTTCTGCTATTTTTACTTACATTATAAATTAGTTTACTTTCTTGAATACTGCTAATCTctacatgaaaaaaattaatatgggAAATGCTTGCGTGCCACCGTTAACTCTGCTTCATGTTCTCTCGTTCATATTGGAgcccccctccctcccttttcAAATGCTTGGGTTTATCTAGAGACTTTTACTTAtcacatttatttttcagataTTGCAGTcatcaaaaattcatttttaattttttttaatatgcaatAATTGTCAAATAGAGTTATATGGTCTTTCATAATGTATGAACCTATTTTGtcccaattttaattttcttgagggaaagcaaaatgcaaaaagatgTTTTTCTTTATGTAAGCATAGCCAAATAGAACTacaagtcaataaaaaaaaaaaaaaaaactacaagtCAATAAAAGCGAAGATGGAATGTCAtgtgaaatattttcaaaatcaatattgtgtattaaaaaaaaaaattataatgcttaaatgattgattgaaaGTTATGACTCTTAGATGAACATTTTGAAACATAAACACTGTCAATGGacattgaaaataattattttttagcatACACACAAACcatgaggaaaaaaagaggagatggaCAGCTAATATGGAGCTCGTTAACCTTATCCTTAGTTAGGCCTTAACTAAACACTAATCAATTCCTTGAGCATGGAAATGTATGATTTTCTGCATTATTGTTCCTTTACTGACCACTGACCATTCACCATCACCAAAGTCTGTGTCTCCATCCCTTCCTCCACCGCTAATGGACAAACATTAGTGGGTTATCCATCCTTTCCTCCTTTCCCACCGCTAATGCACTAGCCACGAATCCATCCTTTCATCCTTTCCTCCACTGTTAATGGACAAACCCTGATTAAGTACCAGTCCTAAACTTGATCCCTGTGCGGGTcaataaaaatcatatttaaaaaaattaatatcacaaaaatctcaaattaataattaattttttgaccattaaatatttcaaatcaaTAATATGACAAAATTATGTTTATAAATCATGAAAGCCCATGTAACTTTAATTGGCAATAATTGtatgtttatgaaaaattttaaaactgatTTGTGATGATTgcgatatttgaaaaaataaatgtaaaaagtaTTTATACggaaatggatgattttttttttttttgggcatatTACTGTTCCTTGATTTGCCATTATCACTGATGTCCAAGTCCCCATGTCCTCTCTTCCATAGCTTAAGGACAACCATCTAAATATACGAAAGATTGCTTTAATTAGGTAGTTGCAGGATTTGAGATGGTTTTCTGCATTTTACTGTTCCTTTCCTCGATCAGTACTATCACCAATGTCTACTTCTGCATTTTTCGTCCACTGGACAAACATCAAAGTATTCATAAGTGCATGAACTGACCGGGTGCGCTCACTTGTCTGGcctctttccttttattgttgAGAAACATTGCTTTCTCACTTCACCCCTCCAAAGGCAATGATCAATTATCCAAAAGAAATGCCACTTATTAAGCTAAAACTGACGAATCTCCTGATGAGGCCCAAATGAGCATGCTTTCCCTTCACTTCAATTAACCCTTGTTGCGTGAGGATATGTGATGTCCCATTAAGAATTCAAGAGATGAGTGATCTCAATGATTTGTCATTGTAGAGATTGTATATCAAATAgcggttgtttttcttttaataatttctccTTATTAACACATTAGACTTCAGCTATCCTAGATCTGATATCTAACTAATATTAAATATTAGTTAGAAATAAGTCTTGACGTTTCATGTATTATCTTTTTGCAGATTTGTTGATAGGAAGCCTCTCTAGGCTTCcatttaaaaggaaagaaaaaaagctcagcttacaaaataaaattgaagttgtttaatttttatgtcaaccaaaattattatattagaaTGTGAAATAATTATCATAAAATTGCCATACGATGATATGGCTGGAATTTTGTTAATGTCTCTTTGTTCTTGCTCTTTTATTGATGTGagtttaatgtaatttttcgTGTTATTCTCAAACGGCAACATCAATCGacaattttcattgatttttcttatgTGAAAGAGAGAGCGAGTCCCACACCAATAATGCATAGTGGACTCAATAATACAAGCTTATGAGGCATCACATCGTGCAAGACAAGTTGCCTTACAAAGTACACACAATGAGGTGTTTGTgtccttttctctttcaaatTTCCTGACAAGCTGTTTCATTTTCCACTCTTCAATAGTCCGTCCCAATGGATTCGCTAGAATCATATTATTGATGTTTTGAATGAACACGACGCGCTCGGATGATCGCATCTTTTGAGGATTCTCGGACAAATGCATCTTCTTCGGCGAAGACTAATAGGAACTTGATGGTCCTTCAATGGAGCTCAAAGGGACATGTGTTGCCATTGGCCCACAAAATANNNNNNNNNNNNNNNNNNNNNNNNNNNNNNNNNNNNNNNNNNNNNNNNNNNNNNNNNNNNNNNNNNNNNNNNNNNNNNNNNNNNNNNNNNNNNNNNNNNNAGGAGACGGTAATGGACCCGAATGATTTGAAGGATTTGCAccgccaaaaataaaaaagcggTCGGATGTTTGTCCGCCGTGGATCTCAATTCCCAGAtcaatgtctttttttttggaaggagATGCTAAATATTGAGAAGGCATACATTGCCAAAGGACATTTGTATTTTGTAGAGGAGATCATGGGCTTACTAAATTGGGCTTATTCACAAGTTAGTGTGAACTATAAGCTTTTTCTTACTTATAGggcccatttttttctttttttcggccAGCTTGGCCTGACCAATGCGATGCACCAAGCAGAATTCTCTTCTTACTTTAGTACAGTTCCAAGAGAAGTGGCAGCTTATTCAAGCTACCACGCAACGCATAAAGAAGCAACATGGCAACATTCAAGAAAAGTGACAAGGTTACGAGTGGCAGGTCTATTCAGGACAAGTGGTCCATACACATGATCTTGTAGAGCTAAATGCAACtctaccaaaataaaaaaaaagtttgctcCATCTTAAAATAACAATAGAGCGATCCAATGAAATAGTCatcaattagaagaaaaaaatgcttttctcCCATGCTTTTATGCTTTTTCTGATCAAATCctgatatttttaattttctaacaaAATCCTTATGCTTTTCCTGTCTTGGCTGCGAAGACTTCTCACCTGGAAGAACCCCAAGGGCCTTGCAGATACAATGTAATTTGCCAAAGGAACAATCAATGCAgtctttttccatctttttattATCCGGATTTTTCTCCATCTCATCATCCTAGAACAGGAAAAGATGAGTTAGTCTTCTAACGGGTAAGTTAaattcatttcttcatcaaactAAGCTGGGATTAACTTTTTGCTGTAGTAACTTGTGCCCTCCGATCATATATCTCCACTGGTACCTTAGCGACTTGCTTGCTTGTTAAATCATGTCTCAAATTTGAGATGTATATGAAACCTAAAaagaattttgatttgtttaatttcGGTGTGCGCTTTAAACTGagtcaaatttggatttttggggctttggaaattttgattttgttttctgttCGAGGAAGAGTATTTATGTTTGACCGATTCGACTTCTTGGCTCTTTGTTTATATCGCATGTGGAGGAGGGACTTCTTTTGGCCGCACAAAAGAAGAGGAAGTGGCTCtcatatttaatataaaattgtaGGGTCAGTAGATTTgttaggaagaaaaatgaaaagacgtGGGTTCTAATTTTCTCATCCCCTTCAGCCGcgcaaaagaagcaaaaaggtgGAGTCGTCCTTCTAGCCACGcggagaggaagaggaacaCACGGTGATCGTTTTTAGCGGAAAGAGTTTACATCCTCGTTCTCTTTCTGGAGATACGGATGTTTCAAACCGTAATTCTCTATAAGGCTAAACACTGTGATTTAGGTGGAATCTAAAGTTCAGAAGGGATTGAGTATGTGAGCTACTATACTATATAATCCTTCGATTGATCAGTGGATACCCACATTGGGATTTCATGCGTTCCTCATTGTTCCTCTTTGATTTATCTAGTTATTTCGTTCTCACACGTTGATTTAATAACAAAATCCGATTAGCTTCCATATTAATCTTATAATAATTGGTATCAGAACTAAATTTagaatctttttgaatttgatttgggatttttgctTGTAtgatttatgttaaaaaattttgtCATTGCAACTATGTCTTGAgcaaaatagaaattcaaaaatttaacgGGAGAAACAACGTGGGCGGAGAAGCGAGATGAGACATTGGATGACAAGGCTTAGTTGCCGGAAATGATAAAAGATGCCAATAAAGATGAGCTAAGAGGGCAACAAGTATAATCATGTCGATACCATCGAATGAGATTTTAATAGAAGTGGTGAAGAAGAGAGATGTCGCAGCATTATGAGGAAAATTTCGGGCTCTTCGTATGAGAAAGGGCTTAAATAATCGTCATATatgttgaagatgatgtttTAGTTTCAACATTCTGAACATACTTCCACCAAAGACCACTTAGATGAGTTTATTAAGCTTGTAATGGACTTGGACAATGCAATTGAGATCCTAATTGATATAAATTAGGGCATGGCCTCTCTATCAGAGACATAAGATCATTGTATTGATTCACCGTTACAGGATTGTTTCTCTAATGAATAACAGAGGAACTTGCGAGATGACGGTCCAACACAAAATGTAGCATGAGGTCAATCACTTGTCCTTGGTAGTTTCAAGCCTTCATCAATTATCATCTGGATGGTCTAAAAGGTAAATAAGCTTTTGGAAATGTGTCAATCGCGTCCTTAGCATGCAAAACTTGCCGAGGAAATTAAGCCCGTTGTTATTCCCCACCTCTGGATCAGATTGTTTCAATCTGGGACCGTTTGATCACGATATTAATCGACGTTCACGATGTCACTCTTTCTTGCTGTCCATCCTACCTCTAGTCCGTTTCGGCAGAATTCAACAATTTGATCCCAATCCTTGCTTTTGTCAAATGGTCCAATCTCCACCGTTCAGGAGGAAGTTCACCATTCAGCTCTCTacaatcatcagcataaaatctcTTCTAAACCAATTGAATTATTGTTTAGTTAATTgagatatttcatttttgtggTGATAATTAGCAGGTCATCACGATAATTTTGTGGCAATAATCAGTGTTTAGTGAATCAATGAAACCTTAATACATTGAATTCCAGCTTTTCAAACTTGAGAACTACcgaaggaacaaaaaaaaaaaaaaaaacttgagacCTGCCATCCTCAAAGTTGATTAATCAAAATCTCCATCAAAATGTCCACCCAATATAATTTATCAACCTAACAATATCATTAGCACACTAGTCAAGCAACATCCTTAGCTCCAACTAGAACGTGAACACTGACTGCCCAAGTATCCAAAACAGTCACAAGACTAGTTATTAAAGGCCAAGCATACCAATGCCCTCGGCAAATGCCAAATCAGAGTCGACTTTTGCTGCAGCAGCTTATGCACCCTTCCATGCTCAATCTTACTGCAAACATAAgggacttcatcccaacatcaACAGGAGGAGCTACTTAATTATGCAGCAAGTCATTCCTAGCTCTTCATTTTATTGCGTATGGAAACCATTCCACCATAGCTTCAGCATAACCAACCCGAAAACTAGTCCCTCGGAAGCCTGCTTTATCCAGTGAAGTCCAAAAATCCATTTCCCGGGAACTCAATCGGTACCACATAGGACTAGAGGTCTCCTCCACATCTGCGAAGGAGAAGAGTTTTGTCAAGAGGCTTGCTGTCACCACTTTCTTATTTCactgtcttttttttcttttcaagttcatGTGTACTGTGAGCTAGCTTAGATTAATGATCAACAGCCCCAGACAGAGTCTATTTCCAGCTCGATTGTTtcgttcattttattttttttttttcgtattttgGCATTCTCTAGTTATGTGTGAAACTTTTATAGAACCATCAATCTACCAAAAATGGATAAAGAAACAGTGCCTTGCTGTATATGACCAAAAATTGATAACAATCTTCTCAACTGACTCTGAAATACTGAGTTATCTGGAGAATtaggtcatcttcttctttaactGCTTAAAAATGACTTCTTATGGCATGAAAAAGAGAGGACCTAAGGCACAAATAATTAGAAGAACATACCGAATACCTAAAGCTTGACCTGGTCCGATATTGCGCACCTTTGAGAAAAGTATCATATGTATCGGAAATCGATGTGGCACACAAATGGGTTTTcacaaaatgaaattaattaCCTCGGACAAATCCACATAAAGTTTCTCTTGTGATGGACCTGGGAGAGGGGAACATGTCCTCAGAGCAAACTCCATTACTTCTGGCAATTTCACAGATTCCCAAACTCGATCACATTGTGAATTCATCCATCTCTCCATTGCTAGAATCAGTCACATTTTGCTTAGAGAATTGAGCATGAACTTCTGGAAACATCTGAAGATGTGGTTCATGGAGGAACTTGGGAATTATTCAAGCCTGCAAGAATAGTTTGTACTATTGAGGGAAGCTAATAGATGATATTATATCCAAAATAGCAGCAGAACATCTAAAGATTAGTTCAATTCCTGTTAGTTTTTGTACGTTGATAAGCTAATAGATGTTAACTTGTGTGACAGGATGACAGTATATTCATTTTAACAGCAGTGACTTACTTGTAGAATTGAGCTCAGTGTCGGGTCCTGGAGACCATAGAAAACCTATAGTCAATGGCAAGTTCTGAGAATAGTAGTTATTGGTCTCCATCACTGATTCTTCTGCATCTGTTTCCCCTGCATCTTCCTagtacaagaaaaaaatgaatcagTCTTCTTATCCAATCCATCTGCTTTGAAGTCCACCATTCCAATGCTTCATATCATAGTTGAGGTACaatgcatattttattttatttatggatCATGCGTGAACCAAGGTGTACAATAGTGTACATTATACACCTTGGTTCACACATCACGTTCAAAACTAATTATGCAAACGAGTGCTAGCAGAGATCTATCATAATCCATAGCTTTATTAATTTCCGGCAAATATCTATATGAAAGGACTTCATGAACTCAACATAATTATCCAACTATTTGGCAGTATGATGATTATATATCTATTAACCATGTAAATATTTCACCAACAATTTATTGGCTACTTCATATTTCTATCTAATTAGATTTAGCTatcagagaaaagaaaaacatacatTCCACCATTTCATTAGATAAAGATGCGTGATATCATGAACTATTTCTTTTGTACaggcatcttcttcttttttcacaaatttttatgtttaataaaccttggacaagaaaaaaaatgaataccaAGCAATATTTAAAGTTTTGACAAATGATAGAGTTGTACTATTTCGCATGCTTGCCTTTCTAAGGTGACTGCAAACCAAACAGTTACAGTTTGCTAGGCAAAGCTCGATAAGTACAACTGAGAGCCACACCTGCCAGGTCACTTCGTCTccgattaattttaaaattgatttcgaTTGCTTTCGGTTGTCTTTTCATTTCTGTTCTGTTTGCGTCAATTCTGATGTTGTCCATAAGAAAACAGAGGGGACCAATGAGCTTGAGGGCATTCTGTGGAGATGAAGTCGGGGCGTTGGAACATGAACCATAGCAACAGCCACCTCATGATTGCTGTGCGTCATCACCTCATCACCGCCAGGttgtttcttttcaattaaGTAGTAAGAATTGCTTGTACGCATGGATTTTCTACTCTGATGTTTGTGTTCTGTATTACTCTATGCCATTCTGGTGTTAGTACTTCACACCACATGCTCACAACATTTTCAGCGGAATGCCCGACTCCATTGCAGATAGTTCCTATTGCATTCTGTTTACCAATGTCTCAATGTTCAATGGAAGTTGCGTTTGTTGTGTCTTTGCTAGATTTCCGTATATAAATTATTGGAATGTGAACTAATTAGATATATAGGTGATGTATGTCGAATGCTGTTCATAAGTGTATGTGTGGATCAAATCCTGTTCATATGTGATTGTGTATGTCAAATGGTGATCCTGCATGTTACTTTGAGATGGTGAGGTgctgaagaaaagaggagaatgGTGGGAGTACTATTTTCTATTTCGACATGAGGCTACTTATGATCGTATACATGAGTAGTCCATGCTTGTTGCAAATATCAAAAGAGTTCGTGTCTGGAGCATGCGAGCTGCAAGTATGCATGATTTGAGAAGAAACAAGAGCTGTAAATGAGttgaaaataaacaataaaatgaaagccAAATGAGATTGGATGATTTGATTGGATGAGAACCGAACAAAAAGAAACTATAATTGTTGTTGCAAAAACTCAAGTGAATGCTTGACGTCGAGACTCTTGAGAATTGAGAAGACGTAGTCAGTAGTGTCTGCTTTTTGCTTCTGCCACTACAACCTCATCCTAGAAGAAATTAGAATGGTTTGCAGATAATCTTCTAATTAGTCTCTTCTACCATCAGTTTTGCCCACTTCACGCATTGGCACGGGAAAGGCTACTATTTTCTCCTATTAGATCTAGTCATCCACGACAGCATAATGCTAGGGCCAAGGATTGCACGTGTTAGTAATCTTGACACATTTTGGGGGCGTTCATGCAATATTTGATCTAATGATCACCGTTTGGGACATCCCAAAATTGCCCACTTCAACTTGTTTCTCTTCATCTCCCCTCTTGGTTTTTGCACTCGTCagttatttgagaaattttggtagAATAATTCATTTACCCAGATAAAAGTATCACATGCATTGAAACTATTGTCTAAGTTGTCAAGAATCTTGACCATGCTTCTATGTGGCAAGCAATTTGATATTCACAGAGGACCAAACAATAATCCAtagatttatataaaaaaagaattaagacatgAAAGACAGAGATAGACGAGAGAGACTAAGGAAGCAAACAGAACAAGCGAAAATGAGGAAATGTGATGCCTACAGCATGGTGTTTCTGAAAAATAAGTGAAAGATAGAAGGAAGACGCACCTCGTTGAATGTCATTCTCATCCCGACAAGAATCATCTCTTTATAATCCCGGTAAGTGCCCTCATAACTACTTAGTTTCATGCAACCCCATACTTCTATCATGCATTCATTTGGTATGTTTGAGTTGGATACATCAGTCAACCTTTCCAACGATCCACACctggaaaaatacaaaataccCAAAAGCTCCAATTCTTCAAGGCCCTCAACAACCCGTAGCCCATTGCATTGGTAGATCCG
This genomic stretch from Eucalyptus grandis isolate ANBG69807.140 chromosome 3, ASM1654582v1, whole genome shotgun sequence harbors:
- the LOC120291549 gene encoding uncharacterized protein LOC120291549, which codes for MEVLDCPKLLEIQFPKIMESLEELRVGYCDSLGGLCGLSNSKRLKVLRIYQCNGLRVVEGLEELELLGILYFSRCGSLERLTDVSNSNIPNECMIEVWGCMKLSSYEGTYRDYKEMILVGMRMTFNEEDAGETDAEESVMETNNYYSQNLPLTIGFLWSPGPDTELNSTSLNNSQVPP